CGCGGTGAATGCATTCCGGAATGCGAACTCGAGCGCGTTCCGCGCGTTCGACCTGTCCGTCGATGTCCGGGGCACCCCCACCGTGGGTTCCGATGTGCAGATCACGATCACCGTGCGGCAGGCATTCATCGATGCGCGGAGCCTCTCGAACCTCTTTCTGTCCGTGGACATGGGCACGCTCGCCGTCCATGGCGGGACCCCCTCCACGAACCCGTGGGCGTCGCCGACGGTGTGGAACCTCACGGGGCTGGACCTCTCGGGCCCGCGGGTCTACAACATCACCGCAGCGCCCACGGCGAACGGGTCGGCCACGCTCGATGCGATGGTCTGGGTCCCCCTGGGCGACCTCCGTTCCGTCTCCGTGGACCCTTCGGGGCATGTGAACACGGCGGACATCTCCCTCCTGGCGACGCAGTCCGCGCCGCTCACCGTGGGCGCGACCGGGTGAGGGCCCTCACGTCCCGAGCAGGTCCGAGTACGAGGAGGCCATGAGGTCCTCCGGGTCGATCTGGAAGTAGCGGATCAGGGACTCGAGCTGGGAGCGTCCTGCCTCCCGTTCCGCCTCCCCGGAGACCACCTTCTCGAACTCGAGGAACCGCCCCAGGCCGTCCACGGAGTCCAGGTGCACCTGGACGCCCTCGAGGCGGTAGATTTCGCGGGTCTTCCGCACCTCCGCCTTCACGGGGAACGCGCGGCGGAGGATCTCGAGGACCGTGCTCGCGTCGGGCAGGTCGGCAAGGAGGACCAGGCTCTGCTTGACCCCGCCCTCGTCCGGGCGCTCGTAGTACACGAGTTGGCCGGCCACCTGGCCGTCGATCGTCCGCAGCTTGAGGCGGCGGTCCCCCAGGGAGAAGTACGTGTCCGTCTGGCGGAACGTGCCCACACGCTCCGCGCCGGTGAGCAGGGCGCGCGCCTTGCCCAGGTCCTCGTAGCGAGCCTTCAGCTCGACGAGATGCTTGGCCCCCGCCGCCATGGAACCGAGGGATGGGGCGGGGCCGCAAGAAGGTTCGCGTCGGGGAGGCTACAGGCGGCGCTCGGGGAGGAAGTCCTCGACCATGGCATCGAGTCCCGTGGAGGGGGAACGGGCCCGGACCGTGGGCACGCGGGACAGTGCCTTCGCCGCGGCGAGGTGCTCCTTCGGCCTCGCGACGGCGTCGTGGAGGTGCTCGCGATGCACGCCGAGGGCGCGCTGGGCCGCGCGCAGGGCGAGCCCGTCGGCGGCGCTGGCACTCTTCGCGGCGTGCTTCAGCTTCCGGGCGATCCAAAAGGTCCGCAGGACAAAGAGTCCCACGGCCGCGGGAATCACGAGCCACACCAAGTCCACGGGATCACA
The Thermoplasmata archaeon DNA segment above includes these coding regions:
- a CDS encoding class IV adenylate cyclase — protein: MAAGAKHLVELKARYEDLGKARALLTGAERVGTFRQTDTYFSLGDRRLKLRTIDGQVAGQLVYYERPDEGGVKQSLVLLADLPDASTVLEILRRAFPVKAEVRKTREIYRLEGVQVHLDSVDGLGRFLEFEKVVSGEAEREAGRSQLESLIRYFQIDPEDLMASSYSDLLGT